A portion of the Cryptomeria japonica chromosome 5, Sugi_1.0, whole genome shotgun sequence genome contains these proteins:
- the LOC131077726 gene encoding probable xyloglucan glycosyltransferase 8, with product MAPNFEFQEWWSKEREIHRGTSVVVKMENPNWSMLELESPDDANADSNFSAQDKVGRGKNAKQLTWVLLLKAHRAAGCVAWLAQGLWSLLAAVKRRIYLDKRSGNREEGNKSRFYRVIRGFLVFALLMLGFEIVAYWKGWHFSRPHLQIPTTSALDLQGLLHSVYTTWVFIRANYLAPPLQTLANVCIVLFLIQSLDRMILSLGCLWIRLKKIRPVPQFEFADGDLEQGGKLEDYPMVLVQIPMCNEMEVYQQSIAAVCNLDWPKERMLVQVLDDSDDVDVQLLIKAEVQKWQQRDINILYRHRVIRTGYKAGNLKSAMNCDYVKEYEFVAIFDADFQPSSDFLKKTVPHFKGNDDLALVQARWAFVNKDENLLTRLQNINLCFHFEVEQQVNGVFINFFGFNGTAGVWRIKALEESGGWLERTTVEDMDIAVRAHLNGWKFIFLNDVECLCELPESYEAYRKQQHRWHSGPMQLFRLCLPDIIRSNIGFSKKANLIFLFFLLRKLVLPFYSFTLFCIILPMTMFLPEAELPAWVICYVPAIMSFLNILPAPRSFPFIVPYLLFENTMSVTKFNAMISGLFQLGSAYEWVVTKKLGRSSEADLVAFMEKESRPQLERPRHQRGVSESGLDVLNKLNEQQQKQPLKKKANRLYRKELALAFLLLTAAARSLLSAQGIHFYFLLFQGVSFLLVGFDLIGEQVS from the exons ATGGCGCCTAATTTTGAGTTTCAGGAATGGTGGAGCAAGGAACGAGAGATACACAGGGGGACCTCTGTGGTGGTGAAAATGGAGAACCCGAATTGGTCAATGCTGGAATTAGAGAGCCCTGACGACgctaatgctgacagtaatttcaGTGCACAAGATAAAGTGGGGAGGGGTAAGAATGCCAAGCAGCTCACATGGGTTTTATTGCTCAAAGCACACAGAGCTGCAGGCTGTGTTGCGTGGCTTGCGCAGGGGCTCTGGAGCCTGCTTGCAGCTGTGAAAAGACGGATTTACTTAGATAAAAGGAGTGGTAATAGAGAGGAGGGTAACAAGAGTAGGTTCTATAGAGTGATCAGAGGGTTTCTCGTATTTGCTTTGTTAATGCTGGGGTTTGAGATCGTGGCTTACTGGAAAGGATGGCATTTCAGTCGCCCCCATTTGCAGATTCCCACAACTTCGGCATTGGACTTGCAGGGTCTTTTGCATTCGGTGTATACTACGTGGGTTTTCATCAGGGCTAATTATCTTGCACCCCCTCTTCAGACTTTGGCTAATGTTTGCATTGTGCTGTTCCTCATTCAGTCGTTGGATAGGATGATTTTGTCGCTGGGTTGTTTGTGGATCCGGCTTAAGAAGATCAGGCCTGTGCCTCAGTTTGAGTTTGCGGATGGTGATCTAGAGCAGGGCGGAAAGTTAGAGGACTATCCGATGGTGCTTGTGCAGATTCCTATGTGCAATGAGATGGAG GTTTATCAGCAATCTATTGCTGCAGTGTGTAACCTAGATTGGCCAAAGGAGAGGATGCTTGTGCAAGTTCTTGATGACTCCGATGATGTAGATGTGCAGTTGCTCATTAAGGCAGAAGTTCAAAAGTGGCAACAGAGGGATATTAACATTTTATACAGGCACCGAGTGATCCGCACTGGGTACAAGGCAGGGAACTTAAAGTCTGCAATGAATTGTGATTATGTGAAGGAGTATGAGTTTGTTGCCATTTTTGATGCCGATTTTCAGCCCAGTTCAGATTTCTTGAAAAAAACTGTTCCACATTTCAAG GGCAATGATGATTTGGCACTAGTGCAAGCAAGATGGGCCTTTGTCAACAAGGATGAGAATTTATTGACAAGGTTACAGAATATAAACCTGTGCTTTCACTTTGAGGTGGAGCAGCAGGTTAATGGTGtgttcatcaatttctttggttTCAATGGTACTGCTGGTGTCTGGAGAATCAAGGCCCTTGAGGAATCTGGGGGATGGTTGGAAAGAACTACTGTGGAGGACATGGATATTGCTGTACGAGCTCACCTCAATGGATGGAAATTCATATTTCTGAATGATGTTGAG TGCCTTTGTGAGCTTCCAGAGTCATATGAAGCTTACAGAAAACAACAGCATCGGTGGCATTCTGGTCCAATGCAGCTATTCCGTTTGTGTCTTCCAGATATAATCCGTTCTAAT ATTGGATTTTCAAAGAAGGCCAACTTAATATTCCTCTTTTTTCTGTTGCGGAAGcttgttcttcctttctattcGTTCACTCTTTTCTGCATCATCCTTCCAATGACAATGTTTTTGCCGGAAGCGGAGTTACCAGCTTGGGTCATATGCTATGTACCTGCTATCATGTCTTTTTTGAATATTCTGCCTGCTCCAAGATCATTCCCTTTCATTGTCCCATATCTTCTCTTTGAAAACACAATGTCTGTAACTAAGTTCAATGCTATGATCTCTGGACTCTTTCAACTTGGTAGTGCCTATGAATGGGTGGTGACAAAGAAGCTGGGTAGATCATCAGAAGCTGATTTAGTTGCTTTTATGGAAAAGGAATCACGCCCACAATTAGAACGTCCAAGGCATCAGCGTGGTGTCTCAGAATCTGGCCTTGATGTTCTGAACAAATTAAATGAGCAACAGCAGAAGCAACCTTTGAAAAAGAAGGCTAATCGGCTTTATAGGAAGGAATTGGctttagcttttcttcttctcACAGCTGCTGCCAGGAGCTTATTATCAGCccaaggaattcatttttacttttTACTGTTTCAAGGCGTATCATTCCTCCTGGTTGGCTTTGATCTGATTGGGGAACAAGTGAGTTAA